Sequence from the Thermincola ferriacetica genome:
TTATTCGCTTTTTCTTCTGCCCCGGCTATTATATTTCTTGCTTTTTCTTCTGCAGCGCCAATTATCTCGGCAGCCTTCAATTCAGCTTCTTTAAGCATTACCTCTACTTGTTTTTCAGTATTATGCTTCATTTCATCAGCTGTTTGTTGAGCCACAACCAAAGTCTGTTTCAAAGTTTCCTCTAAATCCTTATACTTACTGACATCAGAATCTTTGGTAGCAACCAGCTCTTTAAGGCTGAGATTCTCCTTGTATATGGATTCGTAGCTTTCCACTATCTGGTCCAAAAACTCATCAACTTCCTCTTCGTCGTAACCCCGAAATACCCTCTTGAATTCCTTGTTACGAATGTCCAGTGGGGTTAAAGGCACAACAAGCACCTCCCTGTATTTTCCTCTATTTATTAGTTCGACGGGCAGTATAAAAATTCCTTTAGCAAAAGAGAAAAAGAACCCTACAAGGTTCTTTATTAAACGACAATTTTTACAAACTTGCGTTTACCTGCTTTTATTATCATACCGTTTTCCGGTTGTACCTTTGCGGCAGGATCGACAACCTTTTTATCATTTACCCGGACCCCACCCTGAATAACCAATCTGCGGCCTTCGCTGGAACTCGATACCAATCCGGCCAACGCCATGAGTTTAGGCAACCAGATTTCCCCTTCTTCCAGTTGATTCTTATCCAACACATATTCAGGGATTTCATCGGGCAGCTCTTTCTTCTGGAAAATACTTTTAAATTCTTCTTCTGCTTTTAATGCTGCTTCACGCCCGTGATACATAGTAACTATCTCGCGGGCCAGCCGCATTTTTACATCCCTGGGGTGCAGAGCGCCGTTCTTCATTCCCTCTTCAATATCCCGAATCTCTGCCAGTGATACAGGAGTAACAAGTTCGAAATACCTGATCATCAGTTCATCGGCTATGGACATGGTTTTCCCGTACATTTCCCTGGGGCTTTCCGTAATGCCAATATAGTTTCCCAGGCTCTTGCTCATTTTCTGAACCCCGTCAAGCCCTTCTAAAATAGGCATCATTAGAGCAACCTGTGGCTCCTGGCCATATTCTTTCTGCAGGTGGCGGCCCATTAACAGATTGAATTTCTGGTCTGTGCCGCCCAATTCCACATCAGCTTCCAAAGCTACAGAATCATAGCCCTGCATCAAAGGATAAAAAAATTCATGGATACTGATGGGCTGTTCATTTGCAAACCTCTTGGCAAAATCGTCCCGTTCCAGCATCCGTGCTACCGTATACTTTGCTGCCAGGTTGATAATATCTGCAAACGAAAGAGATGCCAGCCATTGGCTGTTGAAAACAACATTGGTCTTTGCCGGGTCGAGAATTTTAAAAATCTGTTCTTTATATGTGGCAGCGTTTTTCCTGACCTCTTCTTCTGTTAATTGTTTGCGGGTTTCCGATTTCCCGGTAGGGTCGCCTATTCTGGCTGTATAATCACCCAGGATGATGGTCACCTTATGACCTAACTCCTGAAATTGCCTCAGTTTTTGCAGAACCACCGTATGTCCCAGGTGAATATCGGGAGCTGTAGGATCCAGTCCCAGTTTAATATGTAAGGGTTTCTTCCGGGCAATCGATTTTTTCAGTTTTTCAACTAACTCGTTCTCAGGGACTATTTCCGCAACCCCTCTTTTAATAATCTCCAATTGCTCCTGTATGTCCAATACCACCCTGATTCTCCTTCCTACCGTTTCTACAGATTCCACAGAATACACAACAAAATTTATTTTTTAATTATAACAAAATAGTTTCCAATTAGCAACAAGCCCTACAAAAGATGGCTGCAGGAACCTTTTTTAAAGTGATTTCGTATGATATTTCCGGAATCTGACTCCAGGACGGATAAGCGGTGTTAACTTTGGCAGGAGTTTATGGTATAATAACAGAGTTATATCCCTTGCGGGAGGAAGGTGTTTTATGACGTTAGAACCCAGTAAACCTGTTAACAAAAAACCAAAACCTAAAAAAAGACGTAAACTTAACTTGTTCAGACTGTTCCTCTTCCTGGTCATTGTCGCCGGGCTCCTGTTGGTCGGGGCAGTATCGGGAATCGTCTTGGCCAGCATAAAAGATGTACCCGCCTTTGACCCCAAGGCCCTGGAACCCAATCTGCCTACATATATCTACGACATCAATAAAAACCCGGTCACCAAAATTTATGTAGAAAATCGTGAACCTATTAAAATTCAAGATGTGCCCAACTTGGTTAAAAATGCTTTTTTAGCCATTGAAGATGTCAGGTTTTACGACCACAAAGGAATTGATTTGCGGAGAATAATAGGAGCGGCTATTGTAGACATTAAGGAAGGCCGGGCTGCCCAGGGAGCCAGTACTATTACCCAGCAGTTGGTCAAAAAAGCCTTTTTGAACCCAGACAAAAATATTAAGCGAAAAATTCAGGAAGTGGTGCTGGCTATTAAACTGGAACGTGAATACACCAAGGACCAAATTTTGGAAATGTACCTTAATCGGATATATTTCGGCCATGGCGCGTATGGTCTCCAAAGCGCCGCCCAGATATATTTCAATAAGGACGTCAAAGAACTTACCCTTGATGAAGCAGCCGTACTGGCCGGTTTGCCACAGGCACCTTCTGCTTATGACCCGTACAGAAACCCGGAAGCGGCTTTAAAGCGGCGTAATGTTGTTCTGGACATGATGGCCAAGTATGATTTTATTTCCCAGGCCCAGGCCGAGGAAGCCAAAAATAAAGCCATTACCTTGAAGAACTCAGGAGAGGACGGTAAAAAAGAGGAGTACCCGCATCCTTATTTTGTCGACTATGTAACTGATGTTCTCCTGGAAAAATACGGGGAAAACAAGGTCTTCAAGGGTGGCTTAAAGGTTTATACCACTATGGATCCCAAGATTCAGACCATTGCTGAACAGGCCATGGCCAATCCCAATAATTTTCCCAGGTCCAAAACCGATAAAAACGGGTTAAAACAGCCGGAAGGAGCCTTAGTCATCTTAGACCCTCATACAGGTTATATCAAA
This genomic interval carries:
- the tyrS gene encoding tyrosine--tRNA ligase, coding for MVLDIQEQLEIIKRGVAEIVPENELVEKLKKSIARKKPLHIKLGLDPTAPDIHLGHTVVLQKLRQFQELGHKVTIILGDYTARIGDPTGKSETRKQLTEEEVRKNAATYKEQIFKILDPAKTNVVFNSQWLASLSFADIINLAAKYTVARMLERDDFAKRFANEQPISIHEFFYPLMQGYDSVALEADVELGGTDQKFNLLMGRHLQKEYGQEPQVALMMPILEGLDGVQKMSKSLGNYIGITESPREMYGKTMSIADELMIRYFELVTPVSLAEIRDIEEGMKNGALHPRDVKMRLAREIVTMYHGREAALKAEEEFKSIFQKKELPDEIPEYVLDKNQLEEGEIWLPKLMALAGLVSSSSEGRRLVIQGGVRVNDKKVVDPAAKVQPENGMIIKAGKRKFVKIVV
- a CDS encoding DivIVA domain-containing protein, coding for MPLTPLDIRNKEFKRVFRGYDEEEVDEFLDQIVESYESIYKENLSLKELVATKDSDVSKYKDLEETLKQTLVVAQQTADEMKHNTEKQVEVMLKEAELKAAEIIGAAEEKARNIIAGAEEKANNTYKNLEDLQKQVQVFRIKFKSFLESQLSLINDGEHELFGEISINQNAGKIQLKPQTEMLRAAHEAAASDAGQVPGEGAEEIVGREEPQTIINKGVLF